The genomic stretch TTTCGTACGCGTTCTTTGTGTCAAATTTTACTTGACGAATAATAATGAAACCGGCATTAATCAGACTAAACATTGCAGTTTTTCTTTGGGGTTTTACCGGCGTTTTGGGACGAGCCATCAATCTCAATGAGGGGTGGATTGTGTGGTGGCGGTTGTTGCTGACGGTAATTTCGATGTGGCTGTTTTTTTTCTTTTTAAAAAAGATAGAAAAAATAAAACTTAAATCTTTTTTGGCTGTTGGCGGCATAGGTGTTTTGCTCGCTCTGCATTGGCTCTGCTTTTACGGAAGTATCAAATACAGCAATGTATCTATCGCTCTTACGTGCTTGTCCTCATCGGCGTTTATTTCGGCAATCTTGGAACCCTTGTTTTTCAGAAAAAAAATAAGTTCGCGCGAGCTATTGTATGGTGCCCTTACCATCATTGGAATTGGCTTGGTGTATATTGGTAACGTGCATTTTACCGTAGGTATTTATATTGGCTTAATGGCAATGTTGCTGAACGTTCTGGTTTCTGTTTTCAGTAAGAAGATTGTGGATGATTATAAACCTGAAACTTTTGTGTTGTACGAATTAACAGGCGGTTTAATAGGATTGAGCTTGCTGATGCCCTTTTACAATCATCTTTTTCCGGTGGCAAATATTTTTCCGCAAAAATTCGATTGGTTGTGGCTGATGATACTGGCTTGGCTTTGTACTATTTTTACATTTGTGCTTTACACGCAATCGCTCAAATTTGTAAGCGCTTTTACGGCAAATATTACGCTTACTTTAGAGCCTGTTTACGGAATTATTTTAGCGTTCATTCTTTACAAAGAAAATAAAGATTTATCAAGCATTTTTTACATTGGTTTTCTGTGCATTCTTTTGGCAGTAATTCTGCAAACCCGCACAATTACAAGGAAGCCAAAAGATAAAATGATTCAGGAATAATCCATTTTTTATGTCCGGTTTTTCAAAGAAATTATTGCATTGGCACAAGTATTTTAACCAACGGCAAATGCCTTGGAAAGGAGAGAAGAATCCTTATAAAATCTGGCTGAGTGAAGTGATTCTACAACAAACAAGAGTAGAGCAAGGTTGGAATTATTACGAAAAATTTATTCAAAGATATCCTGCAATCTGCGATTTGGCAAACGCCGAAGATGCGGATGTTTTTAAGCTTTGGGAAGGTTTGGGTTATTACAATCGTTGTAAAAATTTATTATTCACAGCTCGCTTTATTTGCAACGAACTGAATGGAATTTTTCCGAAAAATTATGAAGAAGTTTTAGCGCTCAAAGGTGTTGGAAATTACACGGCATCAGCAATTTGCTCGTTTGCATATAACCAGCCTTACGCTGTTGTTGACGGAAATGTGTTCCGTGTTTTATCTCGCATTTACGGAGTGGAAAAAGCAATTGATTCTACTGAAGGGAAAAATATATTTACCCAACTTGCGCAGGAAAATTTAGACAAAAAAGAAGCGGCTTTATACAATCAGGCAATCATGGATTTTGGGGCGACGGTTTGTAAACCTGCAAATCCACAGTGTGCAACTTGCGTGATGAAAGAAATTTGTGTAGCGCATAATAATGGCTTAGTCAATCAATTGCCTGTAAAAGAAAAAGTATTGACCAAAAAGACACGTAATTTTACATGGTTTGTTTTGTCTGTAAAGAATGAAATATTTATCCACAAGCGTACGCACAATGACATTTGGCAAAATCTCAATGAATTTTATTTATTGGAAACCGATGAAAAAAATAATTGGAATAATGAAAAGGTAAGTGAATTTGTCAATAATCAATTTTCTATAAACCCTTTATCCATCAATATTTCAAAAGAGTTTACACAACAACTTACGCATCAGAAAATAAAAGCGGTTTTTATTGAAGTTAAATTGAAAACTAAACCTTCATCGCTGAAAAGCGGCGAATGGATTACCAAAAATAATATTCCGTTTTTTGCCTTCCCGAAAATTGTGAATGATTATTTGTCTATGTAAAATATTTTTCTCTACCTTTGAACTGTAATAAAAATTGTTACAGTTATGTCCAATGTAAAATTTTCCACTTATTTGCACATTCTCACTTTGCTGTATATACAGAAAGAAAATTATCTTTCTTCCGACTTTATTGCTTCGAGCATAAATGTTCATCCCGTATTGATTCGAAAAGCCATCGGCGAGTTGAAAAAGAATGGTTTTATCGAAAGTAAGGAAGGAAAGTCGGGCGGAAGTAAATTAGCCAAGAAAGCCGGAAAGACTGCGCTTTCGGCAATTTATAAATTAGTTTCTGATGTTCCGGCTTTAGGAAAAAACAATACGCCGAATCCTGAATGTTTGGTGGGAAAACAAATCAACAAGCATTTAGATAAACTGAATGATGAAGTGGAAAAAGCAGTTTACAAACAATTAGAAAAAACGACTCTATCGGGTTTTGCAAAACAGTTTAAATAAACTGTAACAAAAAATATTACAATTATCGGCTAATCTAAAAAAAATCAAATTATGAAAGTTGCATTAATCGGTACGACAGGCTTTGTGGGCAAAGCCATTCTAAATGAATTATTATCCAGAAATCACGAAGTATTGGGCATTGCACGCAAGCCGGAAGATGTAAAAGAATCCAATCCGAATTTAATATTGGACAGTTTGGATGTAAATGATGAAGACGCTTTAGCGGAAGGATTGAAAAATTATGATGCTGTTATCAGCGCATTCAACGCGGGCTGGACAAATCCGAATTTCTATGACGACTTTATCAAAGGTTCAAAAGCAATTGAAGCAGGTGTTGAAAAGTCCGGCGTTAAAAGGTTGATTGTGATTGGCGGCGCAGGAAGTTTGTATGTCGGCAATGTTCAGTTGGTGGACACGCCGCAGTTTCCGAAAGAATATTATACAGGCGCATCTGCTGCGAGAGATTATCTCAATATTTTGAAAGAGAACACTGTTTTGGATTGGACGTTTTTTAGTCCGGCAATTGAAATGAACCCTCAGGTTTCGGGAACGCGAACAGGAAAATATCGCATTGGCTTGGAGAATCCCGTGTTTGACGAAAACAGCAGGAGCGTGCTCTCGGTAGAGGATTTGGCGGTTGCGATTGTGGACGAACTGGAAAATCCAAAGCATATAAAACAGCGTTTTACGGCGGCATATTAAGCGACAGGTTTTTAGACATAAATTTTTCTTTTTATTTTGATACTTTCGTGTTACCTTTGCAAGTCTATGTACATTGAACTTTTGGGTTTTTCTAAGATTTTTGCTGCTGACTTATTGGGCAAGATATAAAATTCTGTGCTGTAATTCATTGGAAATAAATGAGTTGCAGCTTTTTATTTTCTGCTCTGCTGCAAGAAGAATCAAAGGAAAAACTCCAAAAACTTAACTTTCAAATTTGAAATTTTAATATGGCAATCAAAAAAGACAACCGTACGAAGTCTAACTTTTCCAAAATTACCATTGGACTGGCTTCGCCCGACAGTATTCTTGAGCGCAGCTACGGCGAAGTGCTGAAGCCCGAAACCATTAACTATCGTACTTACAAGCCCGAACGCGACGGTTTGTTCTGCGAAAGAATTTTCGGACCTGTTAAAGATTATGAATGTGCCTGCGGAAAGTATAAGCGTATCCGTTACAAAGGCATCGTGTGCGATCGTTGTGGTGTGGAAGTGACTGAAAAGAAAGTTCGTCGCGAGCGTATGGGACACATTAAATTGGTTGTACCTATCGTACACATTTGGTATTTCAAGAGCTTGCCGAACAAGATTGGCTATTTGTTGGGAATGAGTTCTAAAAAACTCGAAACCATTGTTTATTATGAAAGATATGCTGTAATTCAGCCGGGCGTGCGTGCCGATAAAGGTTTGCAGGTAGGCGATTTGCTTACGGAAGAAGAATATCTCGACATTCTTGATACATTGCCGAAAGATAATCAGTATTTGCCAAATGAAGACCCGCAAAAATTTGTTGCCAAAATGGGTGCAGAAGCGGTTTCCGATTTGTTGGCTTTGCTCGATTTGGATTCTTTGAGCTTTGATTTACGCAATGCTGCTGCCAACGAAACTTCGCAGCAACGCCGTGCAGATGCTTTGAAAAGATTGAGTGTTGTGGAATCTTTCCGCGATGCTTCTACACGCATTACCAATCGTCCTGAATGGATGGTAATGCAATATATTCCCGTGATTCCGCCGGAATTGCGTCCTCTGGTTCCTTTGGATGGCGGTCGTTTTGCATCGTCTGATTTGAACGATTTGTATCGTCGTGTGATTATCCGTAACAATCGTTTGAAAAGGTTAATGGAAATCAAAGCGCCCGAAGTAATCCTGCGTAACGAAAAACGTATGTTGCAGGAAGCTGTAGATTCTTTGTTTGACAACTCAAGAAAATCCAACGCCGTAAAAGCTGAAGGTGGTCGTGCATTGAAATCTTTGAGCGACGTACTGAAAGGTAAGCAAGGACGTTTCCGTCAAAACCTCTTAGGTAAACGTGTGGATTATTCAGGTCGTTCCGTGATCGTGGTTGGTCCTGAAATGAAAATGCACGAATGCGGTTTACCTAAAGATATGGCTGCGGAACTGTTCAAACCATTTATCATCCGCAAGCTAATTGAAAGAGGTATCGTAAAAACGGTAAAATCTGCTAAAAAATTAGTTGACAAAAAAGAAGCAATCATATGGGATATTTTGGAAAATATTCTGAAAGGTCATCCCGTAATGCTCAACCGCGCTCCAACGTTGCATCGCTTGTCTATTCAGGCATTTCAGCCGAAAATGATTGAAGGTAAAGCCATTCAGTTGCATCCGTTGGTAACCGCTGCGTTCAACGCCGACTTTGACGGCGACCAGATGGCGGTTCACGTTCCGTTGAGCAGTGCTGCAATTTTGGAAGCACAATTATTAATGTTAGCTTCTCACAACATTCTGAATCCGCAAAACGGTACGCCAATCACGCTGCCATCTCAGGATATGGTGTTGGGCTTGTATTATATAACCAAAGGCAAAAAATCTACCGAAACCGAAACGGTTAAGGGCGAAGGCAAAGCCTTTTACAGCGCCGATGAAGTGATTATCGCGTTGAACGAAGGTCGTGCAGATTTACATGCTAATATTAAAGTAAAGGCAAATGTCCGTCAGAAAGACGGAACATTGAAAAATGAATTGATTGAGACAACTGTTGGTCGTGTATTGTTTAACCAATTTGTACCGAAAGAGGTTGGCTACATCAATGCTTTATTAACAAAGAAAAGCCTTCGTGAAATCATCGGCGATATTATTAAAATTACCGATGTTCCTGCAACGGCTAAGTTCCTGGACGACATTAAGCAACTTGGATTCCGTATGGCGTTCAAAGGTGGTTTGTCGTTCTCTATCAATGATTTGATTATTCCTGACACAAGAAGTGAGTTGCTCGAACGTGCGAAAGACGAAGTGGATGAAGTTTGGGAAAACTACAACATGGGGTTGATTACGAACAATGAGCGTTACAATCAGGTAATTGATATTTGGTCTCGTGTGGATACTCGCCTTACCGAAACGCTTATTCGTGAAATGCAAACCGACAAGCAAGGCTTCAACTCTGTTTACATGATGTTGGATTCCGGTGCGCGTGGTTCTAAACAGCAGGTTAAGCAGCTCGCCGGTATCAGAGGTTTGATGGCGAAACCAAGAAAATCGGGCAGCACGGGTTCTGAAATTATCGAAAACCCAATCTTGTCTAATTTCAAAGGCGGTTTGAACGTATTGGATTATTTCATTTCAACACACGGTGCGCGTAAAGGTCTGGCGGACACCGCGTTGAAAACAGCCGATGCGGGTTACTTAACTCGTCGTTTGGTGGACGTAGCGCAAGACGTGGTAATTACCGAAGAAGATTGCGGAACATTGCGCGGCATTGCAACATCAGCATTGAAAGACAATGAAGACATTATTTCGCCGCTTTCCGATAGAATCGAAGGTAGAACTTCTATTCACGATGTCTATCATCCGGTAACGAATGAGCTTATCATTAAAGCAGGCGAAGAAATTACATACGATAAAGCAATTGAAATAGAAGAGGCAGGTGTTGATACCGTCGAAATCCGCTCAGTATTGACTTGTGAAGCGAAACGTGGTGTATGTGTGAAGTGCTACGGCAAAAACCTGGCAACAGGTTACATGGCGCAGCGTGGCGATTCTGTTGGTATTATTGCTGCACAATCTATTGGCGAACCGGGCACACAGCTTACGTTGCGTACATTCCACGTGGGTGGTATCGCAGGTTCTTCTTCTGTAGAGTCTTCATTGACTTCCAAATTCGACGGTACTATTCAGTTTGACGGTTTGCGTACCGTTTCTACAGAAAATAATGAAGGCGACAAAGTAGAAATCGTTATAGGTCGTACAGGCGAAATTCGTATTTCCGACGTGGCGAATGACAGATTGCTTACTACGTTGAACATTCCTTACGGTTCAACACTGAACGTGAAGAACGGGCAGAAAATTAAGAAAGGCGAAGTGATTTGTACTTGGGATCCGTTCAATAATGTAATAGTTGCTGAGCAAGCCGGTACGGTTGAATTTGAGAGTATTATCGATGGTATTACTTTCCGTGAAGAAGCCGATGAACAAACCGGACACCGCGAAAAAGTAATTATCGAAACAAAAGATAAAACAAAGCTTCCTGCAATTATTATCAGCGGAAGCAAAGATTCCAAAAGTTACAACTTGCCTACGGGAAGTCGCTTAGCGGCAGATGAAGGCGATAAAGTGAAAGCCGGACAGGTAATCGTGAAGATTCCGCGTACTTTGCGTAAAGGCGGCGATATCACAGGGGGCTTGCCGCGCGTAACGGAATTGTTCGAAGCGCGTAATCCAAGCAACCCGGCAATTGTTGCGGAAATCGACGGTGTGGTAACATTTGGAAATATCAAGCGTGGTAACCGTGAGATTATTGTTGAAGCGAAAGACGGTATTGTGAAGAAATACCTGGTTCCTTTGACTCGCCAGATTTTGGTACAGGACGGCGACTTCGTTAAAGCCGGTGCGGCATTGTCCGACGGACAAATTGCTCCGTTTGATATTCTTGCCATCAAAGGACCTTTCGCAGTTCAGGAATATGTGGTAAATGAAATTCAGGAAGTATATCGTTTGCAAGGTGTAAAAATCAACGATAAACACATTGAAGTAATTGTTCGTCAGATGATGAAAAAGGTTGAAATTGTTGATGCGGGCGATACTCGTTTCTTGGAAAATGATTTGGAAGACCGCTACGATTTTAACGAAGAAAATGACAGAATATTTGACAAGAAAGTTGTTACCGATGCGGGCGACAGTGCCAAATTCAAAGCCGGTCAAATTGTTAGCGTGCGTGAACTGAGAGAAGAAAACTCTTTGCTCCGTCGTAACGACCAAAAACTGGTAGAAGTGCGCGACGCAAAACCTGCAACTGCACAGCCGGTATTGTTAGGTATTACCAAAGCGTCTTTGGGCGTACCAAGCTGGATTTCTGCTGCATCGTTCCAGGAAACAACCAAAGTGTTGAGTTCTGCTGCAATTCAAGGAAAATCAGATAACATGGTCGGCTTAAAAGAAAACGTAATTACAGGTCATCTGATTCCGGCAGGTACAGGCTTGCGTGACTTTGAAAATCTGGTTGTTGGCAGTAAGGAAGAATATGAACTACTGGCTACTACACGTGAAGCAATGGCATTCGACGAAGATGAATAAACCTTTGGGTTATATCAAATACAAAAACGGAAAGCAAACAAAATGCTTTCCGTTTTTTATTTTAAAGTTTAATGCTTTAATTAACATTTGCACGGATATATTTTTTTATCTTTCGGTCGTAAAAGTTTTTCCATAAAAAATAGAATATGAACAAATACCTGATTTCATCTAATGTAGTATTGATTATTGCAGTTATTGTATTGTTTTGTTTGCATTTCAGTAAAAAAGAACAGCCTGCACAAACTCCTGCAATTGCTGCAAATGGTACGGCGGGGGCTCAATCCAATTTTAAATTCGGTTACTTTGAATTAGATTCTCTGGATAACAACTATAAATATGAACAAGATGTGAAGGATGAATTGGTGGCAAAAGATAATCAAATTGAAAAACAAATAAATAATCTGCAAAACGAGGTGCGCGACAAATATAATGAACTTCAGAAAAAAGGTCCCACACTTAGTCAAGCAGAACAGGTACAGTACACAAACGAATTGAATGAACTTGGTCAGCAGAATCAAACTAAAGCTGAAAATTTGCGGAAATCATTTGGCATGGAAAGTGATGCCAAATTGCAACAGGTAAAAAAGAGAATACAGAATTATCTCAAAATTTATGCAAAAGAGAAAGGGTATAAATACATTATAGGAACGAGTGAGGCAGACCCGTCATTTTACTTTAAAGATTCAACCCAGGATATTACCGAAGAACTTTTGAGAAACCTGAATCAGCAGTACACGGATAGTTTGAAAAATGTGAAAAAATAAAGGAACCATCATTGAAATGAAGTTCCGTGTTAAAGTACGTGAATGAAAAATACGAATATAACATTCGTGTTAAATTTTTGAGCAGGTAAAATAAGAAAATAGCTTTTTTAGACTCTTGTACATAATACGACTTGGTCAGGTAAGAACTTTTTCTCAATATTCTATATTTCTGATAAAACTGTTAGAACTTTATGTCTCGCATATTCGGCATTTGTTATATCGAATCTGTGCTAATATGTGTTTTTATAATGAAATAGATGTCAAATTAAATAAAAAGCTTGTCATAAAATCCCTCACTTTTTACGCGCCTTTATACCCAATGATAACCTTCCCCATAATATAACCTAAAAATAATTATTTGTTAATATGGAAAAAAAATTTCTTACTTTTACCCAAGAGAAATCTGATTCATTTTTCCGTGTTTATTTATGAAACATACAGTGATGCGCAGCTTGTTGAGTTGCTGAATGCAGACGATGAGGCGGCTTTCACGGCGCTGTACCATCGATATGCGTTACGTCTTTTTGCTGATGTCGTCAAGCTGGTAAAGAATGAAGATCGGGCGCAGGAAATTTTGCAGGAAGTATTTATTAAAGTATGGCTGGCACGCGACCGTATCGACAGTGAAAAATCTTTTCGGTCTTATGTTTTCAAGATTGCCGAAAACCAGGTATTCGGATTTTTCCGCACAGCCGCCCGAGACAAAAAGCTGATGGAGGAACTAAAGGTTTCCGCTTCCGAATATTTTATGCCTTCCGAACCCGATACGGAAAATGCCGAGAGTAAAGATGCGATTCTACGGGAAGTCATCGACCGCCTGCCGCCGCAACAAAAAAAAGTGCTCACACTCTGCAAACTGGAAGGCAAATCCTACAAAGAAGTCGGTGAAGAACTCGGATTATCCGTTTCTACCGTTAAGAACCATATTGTCAAAGGCACCCAGACTGTACGCGAGCATATTTTCAACCACCCCGACATATCCACCGGCGTGCTGCTGTTTTTTATCTTTTTAAACCGTTGAATTTATCTATTCATTTTCAATCTGTTACAAATAAAATAAAAAAATGTTTGAAAAAAGTTGATTTTTGAGTAGGCCGAAATTGTGTCCCGAGCATATTAGCTTTAAACGGAAAATTCTGAAAAACCAATTTCGTCTTCAATTTTTATTCCGACGTTATCTCAACGGGCAATGTCGCCCGGAAGAAGTGGCGGAGCTTTTGCGTCATTTCAACCTGGCTGATGACGAAGAGAAACTGCGCTGCCTGATTGCCGACGAACTAGTACCGTACAGCGCCATTCCGGAAGATAAAAAGGAACACTGGCAAGGCAGGGTCAATAATGCGCTGGAAAACATCCGACAGCAAATCAACGCACCCAAAATCATCCCGCTGTATAAGCGCGTTGGGGTACGCATAGCCGTAGTCGTATTAATCGCTATCGGCATTAGCTCTACGTTGCTTGTCCGTCATTATTATGGTCAATCCGTCCAAATCGCAACGAATACTCCGTTGTCGAACAAAACGGATTTTACAAAATACTTAAAGTTATCCGACGGCAGCACGGTCATTGTCAAGGCTGGCAGCGAACTGATTTACCCGCAAAGTTTTTCGGGCAATACGCGTGATGTAACCCTTAACGGAGAAGCCTATTTCGATATTCATCACGATGCAGCACATCCGTTCATCATTCATACGGGAAAGATTACTACCACAGTGTTAGGTACGGCTTTCGATATCAATGCCTCGATAGATAAAGTAACGGTAACAGTTACTCGCGGAAGGGTAAAAGTGGCAGACCAAAAGAAAGTGTTGGCGGTACTCGCGCCCAACCAACAGGTGGTATATGACGTAAAAAAAGCCGCAGTGGAAGATATAAATGTGCAGGCAGCGAAAAGCCTTGCCTGGGCGAAACTGGGAATGAGTTTTGACGGGGCGAAGTTCGGCAATATCATTCGTGCCATGGAGAAGCGCTATCAAACGCATATCCGTTTTGCCAACCCTGCATTGGAAAACTGTCTTATTTCCGCTACGTTCAGCGGAACTGAATCTTTGGAAGAAGTTATCTCCGTGTTGTGCATCGCTCGTGACGCCACTTATATGATAAAAAACGGCGATGTGGTCATTGACGGACGGGGATGCAACTGATACAATATTTATTCAACCATAAACTCAACTGTTATGCGACAAGAAACATGAACCGTAAAAGAAAAAAGCCCCTCCCGCCGTGGAAAGCTTTGAGGGGTTGTGACTTAAAACCTTATTGACTAAACTTTTAAATCAATTGCAAGATATGCAAAAAATACTTGCGTTTATCCATCTACCTAAAACGAGATTTATGATGAAGGTGAATTGCCTCGCCTTCCTGTTTTTTTTCTTGAGTATCCAACTCCTTTTTGCTTCTGGCACTAAGGCGCAGGATGTGACAGCAGTTAAAATAACAATGGCGCTGCACGACGTGTCGCTTAAAACAGCCCTCAATGGCATAGGCGAAGCTTCAGGTTTCAAGATGATATTTCCTACCGACATTGTCGAAAAATACAAGGGCATTAGCCTTTCCAAAGAAACGCATACCGTTGCGCAGATATTGGAATTGGTACTGCAAAATACCAATTTGGATTTCAGGCAGATGGGCCAAAGTATTGTATTGTTTAAGAAACAAAAAGATAGTAGTAACAAAGTCAATGTTCCCATGCGTGCTATTGCTACACTAATGGCACCGAACAGTGATATTCGGATTCATGTTACCGACTCAATCGGTAAGCCTTTGGAAGGAGCTACTGTGTCAGTAGCCGGAACGCCGGGTGTCGGACAAACCGACCAAAACGGCGATATAACTTTGATTGATGTGCCACCCGCATCCTCTATTATTATTTCTTATGTGGGATATAATTCCGTAGTTATCAAAGTCGGGAAACAAAAAAACATATCCATACAATTACATCTAAAAACAGAGAATCTTGCAGATGTAACCTCATTCAGTAACGGCTACCAGCAGATTTCCAAAGAAAGGGCAACAGGTTCTTATACTTCCATAAGCGCTGCGGAGTTGTCGAAAATTCCGATTCCGAATGTTTTGCAGAGAATAGAAGGTCTTGTGCCGGGCGTTAAGGTAGATGTAATGGCGGGCGACAGAAGTTTCGACTATGCCAATACCCAGCTTGCTATCAGCGGCGGTACGAGAACTGTCGGTACAAACGATTACAATGTTACCATTCGTGGCACCTCTACTTTGCAAGGTGAGAAATTTCCTTTGGTTGTGGTAGATGGCGTTATATCGGATTTGGACATATCGTCGTTCAACCCGGACGATATTGAAAATATTACTTTTCTGAAAGATGCTGCGGCATCTTCTATTTATGGCATCCGTGCAGCAAACGGTGTTATTGTAATTACAACCAAGAAAGGCAGAGCTACTGAGCCGAAAATATCGTTCAATACAAGCATCAATTTTGCCGGTAAGCCCGATGTATCTTACCTGCGGATGATGAACTCGGCGCAGGAACTGGATTACGAGAAAGAACTGGTAGACAGAGGCTTTATCATGTCTTACAATTTTGACCCGTCAATGTATTCGTACAGCTATTATCCACATCAGGGAGCAGTGCTGGCATATCAGCTGAAAAACGGCGCTATTACACAAAGCGCTTATGATGCGGCTGTGGACTCAATGAGTAAGCTGAGCAATCTTTCGCAGATTTCGAAATATCTTTTACAGCCCGCATCAAGTCAAAGCTACAACCTTTCTGTAAACGGCGGCACCAAAAGTTCTACCTATTATTATTCGGCATCATACAGCAAGGAATTGCCGAATGAAAAAAGAACAAGTGGGCAAAGGCTAACACTTACTATGAATAACAGTTGGACATTGTTCAAAATAGCAACACTTTCGACTAACATTAAAGGAATATTCTTTAATTATAAGAATGACGGAATATCTTATCAAACGCTTTTCAGACCCGGTAGTAATGTCTTGCTTCCTTACGAAATGCTCGCCGATGCTAACGGAAACGGCATAGGATATTACAGAACAAATCCGGATTATGCGGCTTCGCTGTTGGCATCATCGTCCAATTACAAAGATTGGAGATACAATTATCTGGATGAATTGAACAACAACAATAATATACAAAAAGACAATAGTTATACCGCCAATGTTCAGTTGGAAGTGCCTGTTTTCAATGGACTAAAAGCGTCGGCTTTATACTCCAATGAAAGAACATTCAGCAATTCGCGCGTTTACTATGACCCACAGACTTATTATTTCCGCAATATGATTAATACGATGTACAACCCTTCTACGGATGTGCAGTATGCAGGGCAACAGTTTTACATCAGTAGCGGCGGCATATATTCTCTTACAAATACAACGGTAAATAACTATGTTGCCAGAGGGCAGTTATCGTACAACAGAATGTTTAAAGAAAAGCATGAAGTGAATGCAATTGGCGGTATAGAATTTCGGCAAACACAGGAAGGGCAAGGCAGCTATACATTGTACGGCTATAATACGCAAACCGGC from Arachidicoccus sp. BS20 encodes the following:
- a CDS encoding DMT family transporter, coding for MKPALIRLNIAVFLWGFTGVLGRAINLNEGWIVWWRLLLTVISMWLFFFFLKKIEKIKLKSFLAVGGIGVLLALHWLCFYGSIKYSNVSIALTCLSSSAFISAILEPLFFRKKISSRELLYGALTIIGIGLVYIGNVHFTVGIYIGLMAMLLNVLVSVFSKKIVDDYKPETFVLYELTGGLIGLSLLMPFYNHLFPVANIFPQKFDWLWLMILAWLCTIFTFVLYTQSLKFVSAFTANITLTLEPVYGIILAFILYKENKDLSSIFYIGFLCILLAVILQTRTITRKPKDKMIQE
- the mutY gene encoding A/G-specific adenine glycosylase; this encodes MSGFSKKLLHWHKYFNQRQMPWKGEKNPYKIWLSEVILQQTRVEQGWNYYEKFIQRYPAICDLANAEDADVFKLWEGLGYYNRCKNLLFTARFICNELNGIFPKNYEEVLALKGVGNYTASAICSFAYNQPYAVVDGNVFRVLSRIYGVEKAIDSTEGKNIFTQLAQENLDKKEAALYNQAIMDFGATVCKPANPQCATCVMKEICVAHNNGLVNQLPVKEKVLTKKTRNFTWFVLSVKNEIFIHKRTHNDIWQNLNEFYLLETDEKNNWNNEKVSEFVNNQFSINPLSINISKEFTQQLTHQKIKAVFIEVKLKTKPSSLKSGEWITKNNIPFFAFPKIVNDYLSM
- a CDS encoding Rrf2 family transcriptional regulator: MSNVKFSTYLHILTLLYIQKENYLSSDFIASSINVHPVLIRKAIGELKKNGFIESKEGKSGGSKLAKKAGKTALSAIYKLVSDVPALGKNNTPNPECLVGKQINKHLDKLNDEVEKAVYKQLEKTTLSGFAKQFK
- a CDS encoding NAD(P)-dependent oxidoreductase, whose protein sequence is MKVALIGTTGFVGKAILNELLSRNHEVLGIARKPEDVKESNPNLILDSLDVNDEDALAEGLKNYDAVISAFNAGWTNPNFYDDFIKGSKAIEAGVEKSGVKRLIVIGGAGSLYVGNVQLVDTPQFPKEYYTGASAARDYLNILKENTVLDWTFFSPAIEMNPQVSGTRTGKYRIGLENPVFDENSRSVLSVEDLAVAIVDELENPKHIKQRFTAAY
- the rpoC gene encoding DNA-directed RNA polymerase subunit beta' produces the protein MAIKKDNRTKSNFSKITIGLASPDSILERSYGEVLKPETINYRTYKPERDGLFCERIFGPVKDYECACGKYKRIRYKGIVCDRCGVEVTEKKVRRERMGHIKLVVPIVHIWYFKSLPNKIGYLLGMSSKKLETIVYYERYAVIQPGVRADKGLQVGDLLTEEEYLDILDTLPKDNQYLPNEDPQKFVAKMGAEAVSDLLALLDLDSLSFDLRNAAANETSQQRRADALKRLSVVESFRDASTRITNRPEWMVMQYIPVIPPELRPLVPLDGGRFASSDLNDLYRRVIIRNNRLKRLMEIKAPEVILRNEKRMLQEAVDSLFDNSRKSNAVKAEGGRALKSLSDVLKGKQGRFRQNLLGKRVDYSGRSVIVVGPEMKMHECGLPKDMAAELFKPFIIRKLIERGIVKTVKSAKKLVDKKEAIIWDILENILKGHPVMLNRAPTLHRLSIQAFQPKMIEGKAIQLHPLVTAAFNADFDGDQMAVHVPLSSAAILEAQLLMLASHNILNPQNGTPITLPSQDMVLGLYYITKGKKSTETETVKGEGKAFYSADEVIIALNEGRADLHANIKVKANVRQKDGTLKNELIETTVGRVLFNQFVPKEVGYINALLTKKSLREIIGDIIKITDVPATAKFLDDIKQLGFRMAFKGGLSFSINDLIIPDTRSELLERAKDEVDEVWENYNMGLITNNERYNQVIDIWSRVDTRLTETLIREMQTDKQGFNSVYMMLDSGARGSKQQVKQLAGIRGLMAKPRKSGSTGSEIIENPILSNFKGGLNVLDYFISTHGARKGLADTALKTADAGYLTRRLVDVAQDVVITEEDCGTLRGIATSALKDNEDIISPLSDRIEGRTSIHDVYHPVTNELIIKAGEEITYDKAIEIEEAGVDTVEIRSVLTCEAKRGVCVKCYGKNLATGYMAQRGDSVGIIAAQSIGEPGTQLTLRTFHVGGIAGSSSVESSLTSKFDGTIQFDGLRTVSTENNEGDKVEIVIGRTGEIRISDVANDRLLTTLNIPYGSTLNVKNGQKIKKGEVICTWDPFNNVIVAEQAGTVEFESIIDGITFREEADEQTGHREKVIIETKDKTKLPAIIISGSKDSKSYNLPTGSRLAADEGDKVKAGQVIVKIPRTLRKGGDITGGLPRVTELFEARNPSNPAIVAEIDGVVTFGNIKRGNREIIVEAKDGIVKKYLVPLTRQILVQDGDFVKAGAALSDGQIAPFDILAIKGPFAVQEYVVNEIQEVYRLQGVKINDKHIEVIVRQMMKKVEIVDAGDTRFLENDLEDRYDFNEENDRIFDKKVVTDAGDSAKFKAGQIVSVRELREENSLLRRNDQKLVEVRDAKPATAQPVLLGITKASLGVPSWISAASFQETTKVLSSAAIQGKSDNMVGLKENVITGHLIPAGTGLRDFENLVVGSKEEYELLATTREAMAFDEDE
- a CDS encoding OmpH family outer membrane protein translates to MNKYLISSNVVLIIAVIVLFCLHFSKKEQPAQTPAIAANGTAGAQSNFKFGYFELDSLDNNYKYEQDVKDELVAKDNQIEKQINNLQNEVRDKYNELQKKGPTLSQAEQVQYTNELNELGQQNQTKAENLRKSFGMESDAKLQQVKKRIQNYLKIYAKEKGYKYIIGTSEADPSFYFKDSTQDITEELLRNLNQQYTDSLKNVKK